The DNA sequence cggactctccttcactgcagccgaggtgagtaaaacattaaaACGTGTTATCCCTCGCatggctgcagggccagatggcattcccagccgcatcctcagagcatgggcagaccagctggctggtgtgtttacggacatattcaatcaatccctatcccagtctgctgttcccacaccattgttcctgttcccaagaaagctaaggtaactgaggtaAACAACTacctccccgtagcactcacttccatcatcatgaagtgctttgagagactagtcaaggaccatatcacctccaccctaactgacaccctagacctactccaatttgcttaccgccccaataggtccacagatgatgcaatcgcaaccacactgcacactgccctatcccatctggacaagtggaatacctatgtgagaatgctgttcattgacgacagctcagcgtttaacaccatagtaccctccaaactcgtcatcaagcttgagaccctgggtctcgaccccgccctgtgcaactgggtactggatttcctgacgggcctcccccaggtggtgagggtaggtaacaacatctcgacccactgatcttcaacactgggtccccacaagggtgcgttctgagccctctcctgtactccctgttcaaccacgtAGTGggcatgcatgcctccaactcaatcatcaagtttgcagacgacactacagtggtaggcttgattaccaacaacgacgagacggcctacagggaggaggtgagggccctcagagtgtggtgtcaggaaaataacctcacactcaacgtcaacaataaaaggagatgatcttggacttcaggaaacagcagagggagcacccccctatccacatcgacgggacagtagtggagagggtagtaagttttaagttcctcggattacacatcacggacaaactgaattggtccacccacacagacagcgtggtgaagaaggcgcaacagcgcctcttcaacctcagaaggctgaagaaattcggcttgtcaccaaaagcactcacaaacttttacaaatggacaatcgagagcatcctgtcggtgtgtatcgccgcctggtacggcaactgctccgcccacaaccataaggctctccagagggtagtgaggtctgcacaatgcatcaccgggggcaaactacctgccctccaggacacttacaggaatgtcacaggaaggccataaagatcatcaaggacaacaaccacccgagccactgcctgttccccccgctatcatccagaaggcgaggtcagtacaggtgcatcaaagcagggaccgagagactgaaaaatagcttctatctcaaggccatcagactgttaaacagccaccactaacattgagtggctgttgCCAACATACtggctcaactccagccactttaataatggaaaaatttatgtaaaaaaatgtatcaccagccactttaaacaatgccactttctataatgtttacgtaccctacattactcatctcatatccatatactgtaatctataccatctactgcatcttgccatctttatgtaatacatgtatcacttgccactttaaacaatgccacttttatatgtttacataccctacattactcatctcatatgtatatactgtagtcgataccatctactgcatcttgcctatgccgttctgtaccatcaataattcatatatctttatgtacatatttgttatccctttacacttgtgtgtataagatagttgttgtgaaattgttaggtgagattacttgttggttattactgcattgtcggaactagaagcacaagcatttcgctacactcacattaacatctgctaaccatgtgtatgtgacaaataaaattttatttgattttgatttgcctTTGAGACAAGGATCAACACCATACAgccaacatgtagtgttggtcatTTAGCTTTTCTAAGTTGCAACCTCTGTTGAAATCATTCCTTATCCTTATTCCTTATTTGGATGAAGTTAAGCAATGTAAAGTAACTGTAATGTAACTTAACGTTGCTATCAGGCATTATATTGCCTGTCGTAACCTACTGCATTAGCTGATTTCTCACTCAATGAAACTAAATGAATGTATGGAAGCACACTGTAGATTTAAGCGGTCTTTTTTTACATACAGAACAATCATTTGGTTTCAAATATTTATTTGTGCGACTTAGTGACAAAATTTACTACAAACATGTTCATATTTTGATATTGATTGTTTCCCACTTTACAAAGGGTCCTTTCAGCCTAAAGGTCCAATGGCCATGCTTTTAAATAGTAAAAGTTCAAACATGCTCTTCCAAATTTATAATACAATTGTAGTTTACATTGAATCATTATGAAAAAATATATTCTTAATTTATAAAATCTTGCATATGACACATTATACAATAAACAGTCATACAGTACATGGGAACAATCACACAAAACACTTACCGTAACACTAACATTGAAACAATAggctatacagtatataaagatgcaTATTACTCATTACATTAGCTTTGATTATTGTCCATACTCCAGGAGGGATATCTCACCAGTCTCTAGTATCCTGGCTGGTGTTGGTGGACAAACCAGAATATAATCAAATTCTTGGTGCTGGACTTTTTCATAGACGCTTTGTAGACCGTTGGTCTTGGGTAGGTGAGCCTGTTGGTAGTAGGTGTCTCTTTGCAGGGTGTTCCGTGGCAACGAGGCTGTCTTGGAGAAGGTTGAGAGGTGTGGTCCGTGGGAGAGGCTGGTGTTGGGTCTAGAGGATGAGGGGCTCCAGCATCGGTCTGAGTGGCCTAGGATTTTACACTCACTGGTGCAGGCCCAGAGACCTGTGGAAACAACACAACAACCAAAACTGTTAGCCCTTGGTGAACCGTGTTGCATATGTTGGGGTATAATAGCCTGGATTTTATGATACACCATTATCATTTACTATCTGACCATAAAGAGCTTGAGAACATCACAGAGGGTGATGCcttttatggatttttttaaaataatgtgTCATTAATGTGTCTAAAATCACACGAACATCCTGTGATTGATTAGTAGTACTTACTGTTTATCGGTGGGGAGTCTTTTTTGTGTCCATCCCCACTGATGTCAGAGTCACTGTCATTAAAGTCACTGTCTCCTTTCCCACTGTCCTTCCCACTGAACTGAGGATCTCTGGCTGAGATGGTTGTGAATGAGTTGCCCTTCCATATGGTTATGGGTCGGAGGGTTTCTTTCCTATAGCCGGGCAGTGTTGAATAACCCTGTGAAGAGGCAAACACAATACTCACACATAAAAGTTTTGATGGGGAAAAATACTACAACAAAACAGCCAATCCATACAGTGAGTCACAACGTCTTACCTCTAATTTACTCTCCATTATCCTGTTGTCAAAGTCACACTCTTGTTCTTGTCTGCCATCACCTGGGGCTGTTTTTATTGTGTTGCTGGAGGCCAACAGTGCTTTCTCAGGAAAAGGGTGTACATCGAACGCATTGCTTTTGTGGTTGGTGATCAATGAATCAATATGGCTGCTCTCCCCCTTCTCCACATGTTGTATGTCTACTTTGTCCTTGtccttgcatctctctctcttctcccgttTGTGCCGACTGCAAGTGGTAGTGATCAGGATGATGCCTAGCAAGAGGAGGGAGCAGCTCCCTGCTAAGGCAATGATAATGGCAATGGACATGTCCCATTCAAAGACTTCCTCGCTGTCATTTTGGACCATAGCAGGAACACTGGGAGGGGTGCCTTCGATGAGAGTGAGGTGTATAGTGGCCGTGGAGGTCAGAGAAGGTGTTCCATTGTCGTTGACAGCCACGAGGACTCTCAGTGTTTCAGACAGGTCGTAGTTCAGCTCACAACTTACATGTAACTTCCCAGTAACCTTGTTAATGGAGAAACCCAAGTGTCCCCCCTCTGTGATATTGTAAGACAGCTGCGCGTTTATGCCTTCATCAGCATCCATGGCCTTTATCTGGGTGACAACATAACCTGCAGGTGCATGTTTGGGCAGGAAAACCTCAGCAGATCCCTTATTAAGGACAGGCTCCATGATGGACGGAGAGTTGTCATTCTGATCAACTATTTTTAGATTGATGATGGCACTGCTCTGAAGCTGGGGTGAGCCCCCATCACTTGCCTGGATGTGTACCTCCAGATGTTTCATGACTTCATAGTTGAAGCTTCTCAGTGCATATATTGAACCAGAGATTGCATTTAGAGATACAAACGTGTTGACAGGTGAtcccattataacactgtctaataGTCTGTATGTAATTTTGCCATTAGTTCCCAAGTCTGCATCTCTGGCCTCAACAGTTGTAATATATGCCCCTGGTGCATTATTTTCTACGACAGAAACTTCATAGACATGTTTAGTAAAGTGTGGGGCGTTGTCATTCTCGTCGCTTAGccttatggtgtattgtgtgatCTTTCTCAATGGAGGTGACCCGAAATCTTCAGCCATCACAGTTAAATTGTACTCGCTTATCTTCTCCCTGTCCAGGGCTGCTGCGGTGACAATCATGTAGCTGTCCTCATAAGCCTGTTTAAGTTTGAAATGGTCGTGCCCATATAAGGTGCAATGGACCTGGCTGTTAACGCCCGAGTCCCTGTCCGCGGTGCTGATCAGCGCCACTAGGCTGTCCTTGTCTGCGGTCTCGCTGATATATGCGATGCCTGTTGAGATGGAGGTCATTGGCGTAATACTTATTTCTGGGGCATTGTCATTAACGTCTTTGACATTAATTATTATTTTACAGATAGCGGGGATCGGGTTGGCTCCAAGATCAGTCGCCTGCACGTCTAACTCATATGTTTTCTTGGTCTCAAAATCCACTGGGTTCTTGAGCGTTAGGCGCCCGGATTTACTGTACACTTCGAAAAGTGCTCGGATTTCCGCAGAAACCTGTTTTCCGAATCCATAGACCACCTCTCCGTTTAAACCCTCATCTGGATCAACTGCATTTAAGTCCAATAAAACGAATCCAACCGGTGCGTCCTCGGGCAAAGTGACCGAGAAATTATTCTGGTCAAAAACAGGACGGTTGTCGTTGAAGTCTGTCACTGTTATGGTTATTTTTGTTGAACCCGAGTTAAATGGGTTTCCTCCGTCTGTGGCAATAAGCTGCATCGCATAAGATGACTGAGTCTCCCTGTCTAACTCTTTCATTAGCACCAACTCCGCATATTTAACCCCATCCGCTCTCAAAAGCACATCAATGGAAAAATGACTGTTGACAGAAATTTGATAGCTTTGGATGTAGTTTGATCCGACGTCTGCGTCCTCGGCTGGGTCCAAAGGAATACGGAACCCCACATCAGAATTTTCAGAAATCTCCACTGTAGATTCCTTGGTTGGAAACTCCGGAGAGTTATCATTAATGTCTTTTACCTCCACCTCGACATGAATCAAATTGTACCTCTCTTTTGAAAAACTGACAACATCAAAAGTGATGAGACACTGTAAAGTGTGCCTGcagattctctctctgtcaatcctTTCCCCGACAGTAAGCTCCCCGTCGGTTTCTCTCACCCTGATAAAAGAATCGTTGAATTGTTTCATCATTCTAAAATTAGTCTTGGAGCTAAAAGAGCGACTCAAGGACATGTCCTTGGCCAGGTTTCCGATCACTGTTCCTGGACTTCCCTCCTCGTTGGTCTGGTATTTCAGAGTATTTCCCTCAGACTCAGCCAGAGAGACAAATAACATTTCTAGTGTTATGAATCCAAATATCCAACGATGCCAACCTGTTAAAATGCCACGCATCATTTTCAAAGCCCGCAGGTTAGTTGGTAAGTTTAACAGAGCCAAACCGCTTCACTTTTACAGATTAGATCACCTCAAAATGGTGAAAATGCCTCCTCTCAACAGCAACAACATCAGCTTCTCTGAACTGTGCTGAAAGTCAAGCAGGCGCGCTTGTTGCCTCCCGCTTTCCTTCCACACAGCTCCACATCCTGCCGTGGCGGAAGAGTTATAACCCACAGCTTCCATGCTAATGAGACGAAGTGTGACCAATCCCACCGCTTTAGAATTAAAAATAGGCAGGCAGTATGAAAGACCTCTAAGCCTGTTTTCAATGTGCATAGAGCTCAAGCAGCAAAATAAAAAGATTTGGATTGCTTGGAGTCAAGTTTTGCACTGGCTTTGTATGCACAGGCACAGCCGGGAGAAGTAGGGTGCTGGTAAAAACgggtaaaaaaaatgttatacagtaccagtcaaacgtttggacacacatactgattcaagggattttctttctttttactattttctacattgtagaataatagtgaagacatcaaaactatgaaataacacataaggaatcatgtagtaaccaaaaacatgtATCTAAATATACTTcaaattttagattcttcaaagtagacaccctttgccttgatgacagctttgcacactcttggcattctctcaaccagcttcggtTACCGGCAGGCAGTGGTGTAGGCCTAGCGGAGGGTTGGTTACCGGCAGCAGTGTAGGCCTAGCGGAGGGTTGGTTACCAGCAGCAGTGTAGGCCTAGCGGAGGGTCGGTTACAGGCAGTGGTGTAGGCCTAGTGGAGGGTTGGTTACCGGCAGCAGTGTAGGCCTAGCGGAGGGTCGGTTACAGGCAGTGGTGTAGGCCTAGCGGAGGGTCGGTTACAGGCAGTGGTGTAGGCCTAGTGGAGGGTTGGTTACCGGCAGGCAGTGGTGTAGGCCTAGCAGAGGGTCAGTTACCGGGGAGTGGTGTAGGCCTAGTGGAGGGTTGGTTACCGGCAGGCAGTGGTGTAGGCCTAGCGAAGGGTTGGTTACCGGCAGCAGTGTAGGCCTAGTGGAGGGTCGGTTACAGGCAGTGGTGTAGGCCTAGCGGAGGGTTGGTTACCGGCAGCAGTGTAGGCCTAGCGGAGGGTCGGTTACAGGCAGTGGTGTAGGCCTAGCGGAGGGTTGGTTACCGGCAGTGGTGTAGGCCTAGCGGAGGGTCGGTTACCGGGAAGTGGTGCAGGCCTAGCGGTGT is a window from the Oncorhynchus tshawytscha isolate Ot180627B linkage group LG03, Otsh_v2.0, whole genome shotgun sequence genome containing:
- the LOC112243070 gene encoding protocadherin-8 codes for the protein MMRGILTGWHRWIFGFITLEMLFVSLAESEGNTLKYQTNEEGSPGTVIGNLAKDMSLSRSFSSKTNFRMMKQFNDSFIRVRETDGELTVGERIDRERICRHTLQCLITFDVVSFSKERYNLIHVEVEVKDINDNSPEFPTKESTVEISENSDVGFRIPLDPAEDADVGSNYIQSYQISVNSHFSIDVLLRADGVKYAELVLMKELDRETQSSYAMQLIATDGGNPFNSGSTKITITVTDFNDNRPVFDQNNFSVTLPEDAPVGFVLLDLNAVDPDEGLNGEVVYGFGKQVSAEIRALFEVYSKSGRLTLKNPVDFETKKTYELDVQATDLGANPIPAICKIIINVKDVNDNAPEISITPMTSISTGIAYISETADKDSLVALISTADRDSGVNSQVHCTLYGHDHFKLKQAYEDSYMIVTAAALDREKISEYNLTVMAEDFGSPPLRKITQYTIRLSDENDNAPHFTKHVYEVSVVENNAPGAYITTVEARDADLGTNGKITYRLLDSVIMGSPVNTFVSLNAISGSIYALRSFNYEVMKHLEVHIQASDGGSPQLQSSAIINLKIVDQNDNSPSIMEPVLNKGSAEVFLPKHAPAGYVVTQIKAMDADEGINAQLSYNITEGGHLGFSINKVTGKLHVSCELNYDLSETLRVLVAVNDNGTPSLTSTATIHLTLIEGTPPSVPAMVQNDSEEVFEWDMSIAIIIALAGSCSLLLLGIILITTTCSRHKREKRERCKDKDKVDIQHVEKGESSHIDSLITNHKSNAFDVHPFPEKALLASSNTIKTAPGDGRQEQECDFDNRIMESKLEGYSTLPGYRKETLRPITIWKGNSFTTISARDPQFSGKDSGKGDSDFNDSDSDISGDGHKKDSPPINSLWACTSECKILGHSDRCWSPSSSRPNTSLSHGPHLSTFSKTASLPRNTLQRDTYYQQAHLPKTNGLQSVYEKVQHQEFDYILVCPPTPARILETGEISLLEYGQ